The segment TTTGTAGCGTTATAAGCTTTTGTAAAACCTAATAAAGAATAATGATCTATTGTTTGAGAACCTTTTTGATTGTAGCCGGTAATCATAATTCTAGATCCTTTTTTCATTCTTTTGATCATTCTATTTTCAATCTTGGTGTCTGCAATCCATGCGAAACCTTGCTCCTTAATATCAAACTTAAATTTATTTTTACCAGAAGCAGCTGTTATCGAGTTGTTTTTGTTAAATTCATAACCAGCGGTTACACTAACTTCATTAATTATTTTTTCTGCAGGTCTAAAAGCAATAAATAATTTAGCATCTCTTTTATTTGATTTCGGTGCTTGTAAGATGGGTGATGATTGTGCAAAACAAACTTTTCCAGTTGCCTCAGTAACAACCATTGCTTCCCAATCTTTAAATTTACCGATTTTCTTTATTTCATCTGCAGATGATTGTGCGAGTAAGCTAAGAAAAAATATTGGTAAAATAATAATAATTTTTTTAATTATGGACATGGGTTTGGATATATTGTTTGTACATTATTAATTTCTTTAATGATATCATCAGACAAATTAACATTTACACTTTCTATGTTAGTTTTCAACTGCTCCATTGTAGTTGCACCAATGATAACTGAAGTTACAAATGGTTGGATTTCTAAAAATTTGAGCGACATTTGTGCTAAATTAACATCGTACTTATTAGCTATTTCATAGTAAGCATCTACAGCTTTTTCAGTATTAGGCTTTGCATATCTTGTCCAAAAATTTGGATCTCGCTCTATTCTTGAATTCTTTGGTATTTGATTATTTCTGTATTTTCCTGATAAGTATCCACTTGCTAGAGGAGAGTAGGCCAACAGGCCAATTTCTTCTCTAATTGATATTTCAGCTAATCCAACTTCATAAGTTCTATTGAGTAAACTATAAGGATTTTGTACAGACATCATTCTTGGCAAATTTTTATCTTTTGAGAGCTCCAAATATTTTGAAACACCCCATGGAGTTTCATTTGATAATCCAACTTCTCTGATTTTGCCGTCATCTACAAACCTTTTTAGGTTTCCAAGAACATCCTCAAATTTATTCCAATTTCCATTTTCTTTATGTTCATAACCTAATCTTCCAAACATATTAGTATTTCTCTCCGGCCAGTGAAGTTGATAGAGATCAATATAATCTGTTTGTAGTCTTTTAAGGCTATCATTTACTGCTTCGGTCATTTTATCTAAACCGTAATTATTTCCGCCACCTCTCAAATAAGCTCTCATAGGTCCTGCAACTTTTGATGCTAAAATTACTTGATCTCTCTTTTTCGTTTTTTTAAACCAGTTACCAATTATAATTTCTGTGTGACCAAATGTTTCTGCTTTAGGTGGAACAGCATAAAGTTCTGCAGTATCCCAAAAATTTACTCCTTGATCTAAAGCATAATCCATTTGCTCAAAACCTTCTTCTTGAGTGTTCTGTTCTCCCCATGTCATTGTACCGAGACAAATTGTACTTACATCAAGATTAGTATTCCCTAGTTTTTTGTAATTCATAAAGCTTTTTGCATAATTCAGATATTTTTAATCTTCTAAGGCATCTTGAATAATTAGTAAAAGACTATTATATATTACTCATTATGAAATTTGATAAAAACGG is part of the Candidatus Pelagibacter sp. HTCC7211 genome and harbors:
- a CDS encoding invasion associated locus B family protein, with product MSIIKKIIIILPIFFLSLLAQSSADEIKKIGKFKDWEAMVVTEATGKVCFAQSSPILQAPKSNKRDAKLFIAFRPAEKIINEVSVTAGYEFNKNNSITAASGKNKFKFDIKEQGFAWIADTKIENRMIKRMKKGSRIMITGYNQKGSQTIDHYSLLGFTKAYNATKKACS
- a CDS encoding aldo/keto reductase, giving the protein MNYKKLGNTNLDVSTICLGTMTWGEQNTQEEGFEQMDYALDQGVNFWDTAELYAVPPKAETFGHTEIIIGNWFKKTKKRDQVILASKVAGPMRAYLRGGGNNYGLDKMTEAVNDSLKRLQTDYIDLYQLHWPERNTNMFGRLGYEHKENGNWNKFEDVLGNLKRFVDDGKIREVGLSNETPWGVSKYLELSKDKNLPRMMSVQNPYSLLNRTYEVGLAEISIREEIGLLAYSPLASGYLSGKYRNNQIPKNSRIERDPNFWTRYAKPNTEKAVDAYYEIANKYDVNLAQMSLKFLEIQPFVTSVIIGATTMEQLKTNIESVNVNLSDDIIKEINNVQTIYPNPCP